GCAGCCGACCGGCATCATCTCGATCGCCGCGCCGGTGGCGCTGAACGGCATTCTGAACGGCAGGCCGATCGTCAAAGACCCGAGGCTCTTTTTGTCCGGGCTGCTCAAGAATTTTATTTCGCATATTCCCAAAGTGCAGTCGGCGGTCGCCGAAAACGTCATGATACCCTGGGTGGGGTACAGCGAAGCGTATACGCTCGCGCCGCTGCACTCTTTCAAGCTCGGCGTACAGAGAGTCAAATCGCGGCTTTACCGCATTCGCCAGCCCACCTGCCTTATTCATGCGACCGGCGACAAAACTGTGCACATTGAAAACATGCACTATATCTTTCGCAAAATATCGGCGACTGAAAAACGCGCGTATGTCTTTGAACTCAACGAAGACCTGAGCACACACCACGTTCTGGTAACGCACCAGTTGGTACGCGATAAGGTTTTTCAGTATATACTGCGCTTCGTGCACGACACGCTGCGCGGCTTCGATCTGAAACCCGTAATCTTCAACCCGGGCGGCGACAAAAGCCGCTTTATTGACAAACTCAAAAAATTTCGCGGCTATTTCTCGTGAGTGCAGGTGCGCTCTATTTTGTTCGCGATGAGCTCAAAGCTGAGTTTGCAGACGAAGCCAGGTTTCTGAATCTGAAGAGCCGTGAGGTTGCGCCCGGCATCATCTTCAGCGAACAGGCGATACGTGTCTTTTGGGTGCTCGATTTCTGGCCGGTCGATACGCTCGATTTTGTTTCGATCAGCGACGCCGCAAAAAAATTACGGCAGAAAGCAAAACTCTGGGCCTATGCCGGATCACAAAATTACCGCCGCGGTCAGCTGATTGCCGAAGAGCTGCGCGCACGGCCACCCAAACCTATAGTCTTTCCGCCGCCGCCGGCGAAACAAACTGCAGCTGCCTTCACGCTGAAAGACGGCAATTCACTTTTTTACAGCCTCAACCCCCTGAAGGGACAGTTTGCCGGCGGTACCCTGCGCTTCGTCGAGGACAAAGTTGGCCCGCCGAGCCGCGCCTACCTCAAGCTGTGGGAGCTGCTCACGCTGACGGGCCTGCGGTTTGAGGCCGATGACAGGGTGATCGATCTGGGCGCGACCCCCGGCGGCTGGAGCTACGTGGCAGCTTCGTGTGGTACGCCGGCGCTCATGATTGACCGCAGCGAACCTGATGCAAAACTTCTGAAAAAATTCAGGCAGCTGCGCTTTCTGCCGGGTGACGGTCTGAATCCCCCCGAAAATGAGCTGGCAACGGCGACGATTATCATGAGTGACATGGCATGCGAACCGCAGAAGTTATTGCATTCGATTCGGCGCTGGCTCGGTCTCGGCGGGGTGAGGGCAATCATTTGTACGCTGAAATTTCACGGGGTATCAGACAAGGCGCTGATCAGAGAATTTGCGGATATACCCGGTTCACAGATTTTTCACCTGTTTCATAACGGGCACGAGCTGACATGGGTATGGCAGCGCAGAAATCTATAGGCAATGCCTCAGGCGCGCTTTGTCAGATATTGAGATATAACGTTGTGCAGAGGGTTCATTGCGTCTGGCGCGCACTTTTGCTCGAGCCAGAGCACCATTTGCACCGAAAGTTTGCTTTCGCAGTTGAATTCGTGCTTGAGCACGTATTCAGAAATCATATATTTGAAGCGTTCAAAGAGCTCTTCGGCCTGCATCAGCGACTGGGCGTCTTCGCCGATAAAGCCCGACATCTGGCGTATGATCTCATGCTTATGCATGAGCGAAACTTCGTCTTTAACTTCGTTGGTTTCGACGACGGAGAGTTTTTCTTCAAAACCCGAGCAATTCTTGCATTTGGGCTGAAAGAGCGGTTCGGCAGCGCCTTTTCTGGGTGAGCTCACGGCCGATTTTTTCGCGGTCTTTTTGATGATACCCATATGGCTTTTGTACGCTGGTAATATAAACAGAGTCGAACCACCTGTCGACTTTTTATATTAACCAATTGGTTAGCCTGCGGCTTTCGCGCTACCGGGCCCGCGGGTTCAGCTCGCCGTGCTTATATATGAGTTGCTGTATCAAGGCGGCAAACGGCTGTGCCTTCTTTATGGTTCGCCTGTTTTGCCTCTTTGTAATGTCTGCGACAGCGCTCGCCGCTGCCAAAGAATCACCTGCAGCGTCAGATCTTGCCCGGGTTGCGATCATGCAATTCGAAAACGATAGCAAGAGCGCAAACTATGAGTGGGTCGAAAAAAGCCTGCCCGATGCGATCAACGATTCCATGAAAGCCCGGTTCGAATTCATTCGGCAAGACGAGAACAAGGTCGCAGCAGTCGCCGGCAAATACAAACTGGTCAACGGCGAATACTTGCAGGCCGATGCCGACAAGATCGCCCGCGAGTCGCAGTCAGATATTCTGATTTTCGGCAACTTTCGCCTCAATGACACCGGCGACAAACTCGTTCTGCGGGCGGTCATTTACAACGCGCAGGGCAAAAAAGTTATTGGTATCGTCGAAGACACGACTTCGCTCGATTCCAAAATTTTTAAGGCGATCGATCGCATGGCGGCGGGCATCGTCGAACGCATCTATGCCTTCGCACTCGCCGCTGAACGCGAAAAGGGTAAAGTCAATGAACTCAAGATTCTGGTGCTCGTGCCGACTTATGCGACGGCCGACGAAGAGAAGGCGGCTATCCGCGAGCTCGAAGTGCTGAAAGATGAGCTCAGCGACACCTATCTCGGGCGCTACCTGACAATCTACGAGTTTTACAAAGAGTACAAAGTCACCAAAGAAGAGCAGGAAAAAGCCACAGGCTATGCCCGCAACCGCGAGCGCGACCGCATCATCAATTGGCTAGAAGGTTATGGCGTCAAAAATGCCTTTATCGTTCTTGTGAACGACAAGAAGGTGAGCATTACTCCCGTTTCGCAGGGTAAGCCCGCGACGCAGGTCACGTATGCGGTAAATGCGAAACCCGAAGAGAAAAAGCAAAGTATCGCCAAGGCCTCGAAAGAAGTCACTCCTAAAGGAGAAAAAGTCGAACTTAAGAAAGAAACCTTTAAGCAAGATTCGGTCAATCTGCTGCACATTGGCCTGCTCGGCGGCAAAGGCATTCTCGACGCCGGCGACAACCTGGGTGTGCTGACGGGTGTCAGCGCACAATTCGGCATGCGTGTCTGGAAACCATGGCTACAGCCCCAGATCAGGTTCGAGGGCTATTACATTCTGAAAAAAGAACCCGTCAATTTTCTCGCCGGCGGCAGCCTCGCAGCGGGCCTCGGTTACACTTTTTATTTCTCCGGTTCGCGCATGGCGCTGACGCCGTACGCACTCGGTGGCGTGTTCGCCGGGGTTATCCGCAATACCGCGGCGGATATCAGCTTCTACCTGCCGACCATCGGGGCTGGGGTCGCGTATACCATCTTTCTCGCGCCCAAGTGGGGCATCAGCATCAATTCGTACACGCAGTACGTGATCGACAAGACGGCACCGGGACTCTTTTTCACGGGGTCGGTTGCGTGGGTATACCGGTTTTGAACACTTTTGTCACCTGCAGTTAAATATAAGGCATAAGACTTGACGATACAATAGGCAGAGAGGAGCTAGACCATGGTTAAATCAACAACATACGCTGCGCTGGCAGCTGCAGCAGTTTTCGCAATGCAATGCGGAACTTCAGAAAAGAGCCAGGTACTCAAAGACCCACAGGGCAAAGTGATCGGCCGTTACGACACGCTCAGCGACAGCGAAGCGCGCGCTTCGTTTGACGCGAACCAAAACGGCGTGAGCGAGCGCGTGGCTTCGTACAAAGACAAGAAAATCGTCAATGTCGAGTACTTCGACGACAAAAGTGGCAACAAGACCAAGGCGGTCAGCTTCAAAGACGGCAAACCAGAAACCGTAAAGGTCTTCAATAAAGACGGCAAAGAAGTTCGCGGTGACGCGACTCTAGACCAGGCAAAAAACCAGACCAAAGAAGTGGTGCTGCCGGCCAAAAGCAAAAAGGTCACATTCAACGGCGACGGCACATTGACCGTAACGCCGATTGAAAAGAAATAACGGGCTCCGGCTCGTTTGAAATGGCGGCCCTGGGCCGCCTTTTTTTTGCCCGCCTTATTCGTTCAGCTGCCAATTATAAGGTATTTCTGCGCGCTCAGCAGCTTGGGGCAGGTCTTTGCGGTAGCGGCGCTGAAAGGCATCGACGTCTTTGAAATCAGCCGCAAACCATGTGAATATCGCCGATTGGTAGACGCGGTTCGATTCTGCGCGAATCCCTTTCGCCGGGTTGGTCAAGAACAGTTTTGTCTGTGCCTGCAACTGCTGCTCGAGTTTTGCCGCCGTGTAGGCTTCGCGCCGCAGGTCAGGGCAGCTCAGCGACGCGCAGACAATCGCAAAATGGATGCGCGCATCGCCCATCTTACGCAAGATCTCGTTTTCGATTGCGTCGAGTGAAAGCGGTTTTCCCGCTATGGTGAGCGCGGGTTCTTTCCAGACGCCGTCGCCGGCGATGCGAATACTCGTCGTCGGGTATTTTTCGAGCACCTTTTTGATTGCCCCGATGTTATAGGCGTTGATGTAAAACGCCATTTTCTCGCGCTTTGATGCGAGCTTCTTGATGTCGAAATCGGTAATGCTCTGCAGCGCGGCCGCATACTGCGGGTCGCTCTTGAGCGCGCGGTAGTTCACGAGGTTCGCTGTGATTCCCTGTTTGCTGCCGGGTTTGACATGTTTCGCGAGCAGCGCATTCAGCGCCGAATAGTCGGGTTCGGCAGAATAAACCATCGGGGCGCTAAGCGCCAGCGCCGTGAGTATCGCTATTCTGATTTGTCTCATGCGAGTTGCCTCTTTATTTCGTTTTCGAATTGAGGATAGAATTCCGGGTCGAAATTGGCGTCGCCGAGCGATGCCACCACCGATTGCAACGGAGTTTTTTCGCGAATCCATTTTTCACATACCTCGTGCCGGTAGCGAATGCCGAGCACGTTGAAGCCTGTGACTTTGCGTTCAGGCGTCGATGCATCAAATGCAATACGTATCAGTTTCTGCGCATCTGTATTCTGCCACAGAATACTGTCTTTTTCTGAGGCACCCGGCGGCACAATGCCATACGTCTGGTATTCGAGCGAAAAGAATTTTGCAGAGTTAAAGAAGATTCCCGGGTCATAGGCCAGCAGGGGTTCACCGGCAATTTTGCGGGCAAGGTTTTGCCCGGCAATACGGCCCTGCATTCGCCCCGTGTACCAAAGTTGCTGCACCTTGACGTTTCCGTCGGGCAGAGTCACCTCAGCCGCGTCGCCGGCGGCAAAAATATCCGGCACGTTGGTTTCGAGAAACGTATCGGTCAGAAATCCTCTCGATGTCTTTAGCGGTGTGCGCACAGCGAGTTCAATGCGGGGTTCGACGCCAATTGTCAGGCCGACAAGGTCGCAGTCGATGCGTTCATTCTTGTCGGTAATCGCTGCCGTGACCTGGCCCTCGCTGTTTCCCCCGAGCGACGCAAGCTCAGTGCGAAGCCGCAGATCGACGCCGTGGCACAGAATTTCATGCGTCACAAGCCCGGCTTCAGCTGCCGGCAGTACGCCCCTGAAATAGAGGTCGTCGCGCACCAGAAACGTCACGGGAATCTTGCGGCTCACCAGCATCTCGGCGAGTTCGACGCCTATTAGCCCCCCGCCGACAACCACCGCCCTCCGTATAGGTTTCGCGGTGAGCTGTTCGAGATTTGCCAGATGCTCTTTGCCGTAGAGCCCTTGAACCCCGGCGAGCTGCACACCGGCGATTTGCGGTAGACGCGGCCGTGACCCCGGTGCGATGAGCAGGTAATCGAACTCGTGAATATTCTGGGTGGCCGTTTCAACCCGCCGCGCATTACAGTCGATTCGCTTCACCGTTGCAAAATCGAGGTCTATTTTCTTCTTTTTATAGAATTCGCGCGGATGCACGACCGTATCGGCAAATTGCAGCTCGCGCATGTAAACGTACATGAGCGCTGTACGGGAGTAAAAGAGTTCGGTTTCGTCTGAAATAACAGTAATCGCCGCTTCTGAATTCGCAGCGCGCAGGCTGAGCGCTGCCGTGATTCCCGCGATGCCATTGCCGATGATAACGACACGCGCTTTTTTCACGCGACGGCACCCCCGCAGCTAGACCCCGCGCCTGCGGTGCAGCCGTAGCAGTGGTTCGCAGTGCGTATCGTGCGTTCAAGAAATCTTGTTTCATCAAACTGATCGATATGCGCGACAGGCTCAGCTGTCATCTCGAGCATCTGGTTAAAATCGCAGTCATAAATTTTGCCGTCATAACCCACCGAAATCTGCGAGCGGCACATGAGACCAGGCAAAGTCTGAGGATTGTACGCGTTCACGAGCGTCGAGACGTAGGTGTGGGTCTTGCCGCCTTTTTCGAGAGCAAACAAAAACCTGTTGATGGGCATATTGTTTATGCAGAAGAGGTTGTTGAACCTGATGTTATAATCTGCCAGAAGTTTCTCTCTGAACTCACGCTCGAGCTGCCCCTGGTTGCCGCTCAGGAATATGCCGGTAGGGTTATAGACCAGATTGAGCGTGAGTGAATCGCCGTAACCCAATGCATTCAGATGCTGCAACGCCGCGATCGATTTGCTGAATACGCCTGCGCCGCGCTGCGCGTCGGTGCGCGATTCTGCGAAGTGCGGCAATGAAGCGACGATTTCAACTCGGTGGCGGGCGAGAAACTCTGCCATGTCACCATAACCTTCTTCGCGCAAGATCGTCAGGTTACACCTGTCGATGACGTGCTTACCCGCCGCGCGCGAGCGTTCGACGAGTTCGCGAAAACGCGCATGCCCCTCGGGGGCACCACCGGTAATGTCGACGGTCTTAATCGACGAATGCCCTGCGATAATATTGAGGCATTTTTCAAACACTTCGTCGTTCATGATTTCGGTGCGGTTTGGTGAGGCATCGACATGGCAATGCCGGCATGCCTGGTTACACCAACGCCCCAGGTTGATCTGGAATGTCGCGATCGATTCGGGCTTCAGGTAGCGCGAACCATCGGCACCGGCTTTGGCGCTAAAGGGCTCGGCGGCGGCGCCGAGCAGGTGCAGCTGCTCTTGCGTCGAAAGTTTCATACGCTGACGGCGTCTATGTGGTTCATCATCTGTACGCTGTGCACCAGTGTAATGCCTGCCAGCATCGTTGCGGCCACGTGTACCGCTTCGGCCATCTGCGCTTCATCGGCGCCTTTTTCGAGGCAGGTGTTCGTGTAAGCGTCGATGCAATAAGGGCACTTCTGCGCGTGTGCCACGGCAAGCGCGATCAGCGCCTTTTCGCGCTCAGACAGCGCGCCGGCCTTCATGGTCGCATTGTAATAATCGAAAAATTTGTCGGCGAGTTCTTTGTTTACCCGGCCGATGTTGCCGAATTTTTTCAGGTCTTCAGATTCGAAATAGTTTGCCATTTTGCAGTCCTTCGTTATGGTATAGGTGCAGCCTCAGCGGCTATATGCTGTGTCGATTGAAATCCGCCGATCTTACGGACTATTTAGAGCTCAAAACCCAGTGCGGGCGGCGAATCGCCGCCCATACCGGGTTCTGGTTTTTTCAGAGTAACTCAGCAGTCAGAAAATTCAGCATCGAATCGCTGAAGTCGTCGTGAAAGTACGAGAGCATGGTGGTGCTGTCGAGGCGAACCCCGGGGTAAAAACCCTGCGCCACGCAGCGCTGAATAATGGCATCGAGCTTGTCAGAGCGCCATGCGACCTCGTGAAAGACCGTACCCTCGGGAAAAAGCAGCGCCGCGGGGTTTTTTGCCCTGAGCTCTGCGGCAAAGGCATGGGCTTTTTCCATGGAGCGCGCGACGAGCTTCTGCATGCCCTGCCAGCCGAGCGCTGACATGAAGATCGCAGCGCGCACTGCCATTAACGTCTGGTTGCTGCAAATGTTGCTCGTCGCCTTTTCACGGCGAATGTGCTGCTCGCGGGTCGCGAGTGTAATCACAAATGCATCGGTGTCGCGCCCGAACGCATCTTTCGCCGTTGTCTTTCCGACCAGGCGACCCGGCATGTTGCGCAGGTAGTCTTTCGTCGCGGCAATAAACCCAAGCCCCGGCCCTGAATAATGCACCGGCAGCCCGAGTGACTGCGCTTCACCGCAGACGATTTCAGCGCCCCACGCAGCCGGGTTATCGAGAATTACCGTCGAGAGCACTTCTGTTGTGAGGTAGATGACCGTTGCCTGAGGGTAGAGCGTCGCCAGATTCTGCACGGGTTCGGCAACACCGAGATAATGAGGATTTTGCACGACAACAATGTCGGCGCTCTCTGTCGGCCATTCGGTCACGCCGCTTTTCGCGTCGTGACCTAGACGAATCGTTTCGGCAAAACGTTTGCCCTCTGCATCGAGAAAGTAACTTTGAAAGACCTGTTCGTATCTCGGGTTGACGCCGGCTGAAAAATAGATGCGGGCATTGCCGAGCCCCTTCTGGCGCATCGCCATGCGCACCGCCTCGACGAGCGCGGTCGACCCGTCATAGAGCGACGCATTGGCGACGGGCATGCCCGTCATGATGGCGAGTAACGACTGGTATTCAAATAGCGCCTGCAGCGTGCCCTGCGCCACCTCGGGTTGGTAAGGCGTATAGCTCGTCACGAATTCGCGCCGGCTGCCGAGGTGGTCGACGCTCAGCGGAATGCGGTGGCGGTAGAGGCCATAACCACAGCAGTGGTCGGTGAGCGGTGATTTGCCTTCTGAGACAATCTGGTGAAAACGCGACAGCAGTTCATATTCACCCAGCGCGGGTTCAAGACCGGCAGAAGTCGGTTTATGCACTTCTTTCGGTATGTGGGCAAAAAGCGCGTCGGCAGAACCGACCCCAAGCGTCTTTAAGATTGCCTCGCGGCTTTCTGCGCTGTGAACGGTATATGGCATTAGGCGAGCGTCTTGAGGTGTGCTTCGTAGCCGGCTGCATCGAGCAGCGCGCCGACTTCGTCAGTCGAAATGCCTTCGATTTCGAAGAGCCATCCGCCTTGGTAGGGGTCTTGGTTCACGGTCGCCGGGTTTTTGTTGAGTTCTGTGTTAACCGCCCCGATCTTTCCCGTGAGTGGCTGGTAAATATCTGAAACGGCTTTCACCGATTCTATGGTGCCCGCAACTGCCATCGCCTTGATTTCGGCGCCCGCCTTCGGAAAATCGACGTAGACGACGTCGCCCAGCGCTTCTTGCGCATAGTCGGTAATGCCGACCCGCGCAGTCGTGCCGGTGATTTTCACCCATTCATGCTCTTTTGTATACTTGAGGTCAGCCGGAAAATTTGCCATGCGGCACCCTTGAACGGGCAAATGCGCGGTAAATGATATCTCACAGGTCTCTCGGCGAGAAACCTGTAGATTCCAAAACGAAGTGCGATAGGATAAAGTAGTGTAAGGCCGCGCCGGGGTTTCGAGGTTGATTTGCGAAATACGACCACGGAGACCCCGGATGCGACCTTACGTTCAACTATCCAATGAAGAAAGACTGTGTATAGAAGAAAGCCTCAGGCAGGGCCGCCATGCCGGACGTATTGCCAGAGACCTGAAGCGCCACCCGAGCACCATTTATCGTGAAATCCGCCGCAATTCAATGCCGCGGCATTACAGCGCCCGCTGCGCAAAAGATGCAGCGCGCAGGCGCCAGACGAATACCAACGCCGCAAAGGTGACCCCGGAACTCTGGTCACAGATCGGCGCATCGCTCAAATCGACGCTGTCACCGGAGCAGATCGCGGGGCGTATGCGGCTTGAACGCTTCGGCGGGGTTTGCATGCAGACGATCTATAATCATATCCGTAAGAAATCCGCCACATCGAATTTCTATCGCCTTTGCCTGCGCCGCAAGGGAAAACCATACAAGCGCACAGTGCGGATTGAGGCTGAAAACAAAGGGTTCTTACGCATTCACGACCTGCCAGCCGAGGCTTTGACGCGGCGAAAACCTGGCTATTGGGAGGGTGATTTGGTGGAGGGAAAAATCGGCACAGGACAAATCGCAACCTTTGTCGAAAGACATTCGCGCTACACCAAGGCGGCAAAAATCGAGCGCAAACTCGTTGAGCAGTTCAACGCGGCTGCACGCGACCTGTTCGCAGACGTCGATAATTCTCTGTTACGGGGTGTGATTTATGATCGCGGCACAGAAATGAGCGGATACCGGGACCTGCAACAGGTGCTGAATTGCGGAGTGTATTTCTGCGACCCAGGATCGCCCTGGCAGCGGGGAACGAACGAAAACACCAACGGCCTGCTGCGCGAGCCATTTCCGAAGGGAACGGACTTTCGGGAAATCGACCAGGAACAGGTTGACGCGGCGCTCGAATTACTGAATAATCGGCCACGCAAGCGACTGAATTTTCGGACGCCAGCCGAGGTCTACTTTCGGAGGTCGATTGCACTTCGTTTTGGAATGTAAGACCTGATTGCCATTAACGAACTTTCTCGACGATCGCCGTGTCGGCCGCTTCGAGCTTGCGCACGGTACGCGTGTAGAGGCCGTCGTACGTTTCGAACTGCGTTTCCATCACGCCCGAAAAACCCAGCAGGCGCACCGTCTGGTAAGGCGAGTCGTTCAGCGAAATCGACGAAAAATAAGAGAGCAGGTTGCGGTCGTGGCTGAACTCATCGGCCTCCACTCTGAAAATTTCAGCCTTCGCCCGGCTGTTCAGGCGGTTAAAGCCTGCGGCGCGCTTTTCGAGAGCCAGCTGAAACACGAGTCCTGAAAAGTTGTCTTGCGAACCGGTGGTTTCTGCCAGCGGCAGCAGCGCCGCGAGCGTGGCATTGCCGAGCGCCTGTTCAATCTCTTTGACCACCGCGCGGGTTTCGCGCAGCGAGTTGATTCTGATCATTGCAAAGAGCGAAGCTTTGGCGCCGAGTTCTTTCAGGTATGCCTGCCCGGTCACAGGGCGAAGCAGCACCACGCGGCTGCGGTATTTTGACTGAAACGCGTTTGCGAGGCGACGGTCGTCGTCTGCAGTCGTCAGCGCCGGCGAAGAGAACACGGCCAGGTATTTGCTCTCATGGTGCAACTCTGTCTGCAGGGCAGGCGAACCGCAGGCAACGAAAGAAATAACGAGCAGAAGCGCAATTGACCAGAAACGCATAGCGGCAACAGATGTTCGGTTCATGTGCAGGCAATTAAAATATTGACCTCGCGACGAAACTTGCGCTGCTACCCGGCATGATACGCCTGCACGGTTACCCCATCAGCAATTATTACAACCGGGTCAAGATGGCGTTAAGAATCAAAGGGCTCGAATTTGAAGAGGTAAAAGCCGGCCCTGCAAAAGACGAGGCATACCTCAGGGTAAATCCGCTCGGTGTGATACCGACGCTCGAAATCGACGGTGTGTATTTTGCTGAGACGCACCCGATGCTTGAGTACCTCGAAGAGAAATACCCCGGGACGACGAGGCTTTTGCCACAAGAGGCGGCAGATCGCCACCGCGTGCGGCAGCTTGTGAACTACATCGACATCCACATCGACAAGCCGATTCGTATTGTGCGCGATTTTCATACGCTCGATTCGAGCACGCCACCGGCGCTTAAAGAGATTATCTTGCGAGAGCTGAAACTCGCAGTCGGCAGTATCAACCGGGCAGCAAGGTTTGCGCCATATATCGCGGGTAATGAAATTTCATTCGCTGACTGCGCGGCGTACTGCACGATTCCCTGGTTTGCGCTGCTGGCTGAACGCCACCTCGGCGAAAACCCGCTGGCAGACATCAGGGGTTTCGCGGAGTACAAAGCCTTTCTCGACCAGAACCCCGATTTTGCCGAACTGCATAAGACCGCCGAAAAACAGATTAAGGTTATTGAGCGCGCCAAAAAGTTTGCGGGTAAAGTGGGGCTTTGAGAGACCGAACCAATCGCCATTTGATAACCGCCAAACGAAAATTCAAAGAAGGCCGCGCCAATCTTTTGGGCTACCAGGCGGCTTACCTGCATTCGGCAGTTGAGAAACCGAAAGGCACACTGGTTTGCTTTCACGGCTGGCTCGACAACGCTGGCTCTTTTGTACCCCTTGCAGAAGCGCTGCCCGATTATGAATTTTATCTTTGGGATTTTTTCGGCCATGGCAAAAGCGCGCACAAGCATAAGGGCGACCGTTACCATTACATCGACCTGATACCCTTCATCGATGCCGCTCTCGGCTTCATCGATAAAGACGATGTTGTTCTGACCGGGCATTCGATGGGCGCGGGAGCCTGTTCGCTTTATGCGGGAAGCATCGGCAAACGCATTGTCAGAATATTCTTGATCGAAGGGTTTGCACCGCTCACAGCCGCACCTGCTGATGCGCCACGCATACTCCGCGATGGGGTGAGTGAATTTCGCAAGGCGCAGAATCTGCCCAAGCCGGTCTATGCCTCGGTCGATGACGCCGTCAAGATTCGCATGCGCGTCAACGGCCTCACGCGACAGAATGCCTTGCCGCTCGTCGCGCGTGCTGTGAAAAAAGCGGAAGGCGGCATCACCTGGCGCGCCGATTTTCGCCTGCGCGCTCCGTCGCTCATTCGCATGACCCAGGAGCAGGTGGCGGCTATTGTCGGCAACATTCAGGTGCCGGCGCTGCTCGTGCTCGGCGACAGGGGCATGGCAGAGTTACACAAGGCCGCAAGAGATAACCATGAGCTCGTGAAGAAACTTAAGATAGAGACGCTGGCGGGTCACCACCACCTGCACATCGACAACGCGCCCGAAGTTGCGGCGCTGTTTCGCCGATTTATGGAGCAGTAGTGCAGATTATTACTACCCGCGCCGAAATGCGCGCCTTCGCCGCGAGGCACATTCAAGAAATCGGCTTCGTGCCGACGATGGGTTACCTGCATGCTGGCCATCTCTCGCTCGTCGAACGGGCCAAGGCCGAGAACAAAGTGACCGCGGTTTCGATCTTTGTAAATCCGGCTCAGTTTAACGACCCAAAAGATCTCGAAAAATACCCGGTCGATCTCGACCGCGATTTTGCGATGCTCGAGCAGGCCGGAGTCGATGCTGTGTTTTGCCCGCCGCGTACAGAAATTTACCCGACGGGCGTGCCGGCGCTCAAGATGCGCTACGATGAAATGATGGCGCGGCTTTGCGGCGCCGGCCGGCCGGGCCACTTCGAAGGTGTGCTGCTCATCGTGCACAACCTGTTTATGTGGGTGCGGCCACGGCACGCCTACTTTGGCCTCAAGGACTATCAACAGTTCATTTTGATCAGGCGCATGGCGGCCGACCTTGAGCTCGATGTCGAAGTGGTGGGATGTCCCCTCGTGCGCGAAGCTGACGGACTCGCGATGTCATCTCGCAATGTACGGCTCTCTGGCGCAGGGCGAGTGGCAGCGCTCGCTCTTTCACAGGCTCTTTTCGCCGCTGCTGATCTCTGGCGCCAGGGAAAAGACGTTTCTCAGGTGCACGCGGCTCTCGCACAAGGCCTTTCGCCCCTCGAAGTGGAATATGCTCTGGTGTCTGATGCGGCAACGCTTGAACCGGTCGCTACCGGTGCTGAAAGGCCGCGCGAAGTCGTGATTGCGGTCGCGGCATTCGTCGACGGCATTCGCCTGATCGACAATGTGCTTTTAGCTTAACTTTTTTTTCTGCGCCTTTTTGATCATACCTAGCATGAT
The sequence above is a segment of the Turneriella parva DSM 21527 genome. Coding sequences within it:
- a CDS encoding alpha/beta hydrolase, with translation MLWLVALVTIILILGHYGLPETVNPQAYQEAPSAIKIMRGAEPFRLQGKTDVGFLLVHGFEDSPFTMRNIGELLHREGHTVIAPLLPGHGTTIKDFAKTRYEHWLSAVRETYARERPRFRHFFLIGFSMGGNLCLTLSSQLRRDSQPTGIISIAAPVALNGILNGRPIVKDPRLFLSGLLKNFISHIPKVQSAVAENVMIPWVGYSEAYTLAPLHSFKLGVQRVKSRLYRIRQPTCLIHATGDKTVHIENMHYIFRKISATEKRAYVFELNEDLSTHHVLVTHQLVRDKVFQYILRFVHDTLRGFDLKPVIFNPGGDKSRFIDKLKKFRGYFS
- a CDS encoding SAM-dependent methyltransferase — its product is MSAGALYFVRDELKAEFADEARFLNLKSREVAPGIIFSEQAIRVFWVLDFWPVDTLDFVSISDAAKKLRQKAKLWAYAGSQNYRRGQLIAEELRARPPKPIVFPPPPAKQTAAAFTLKDGNSLFYSLNPLKGQFAGGTLRFVEDKVGPPSRAYLKLWELLTLTGLRFEADDRVIDLGATPGGWSYVAASCGTPALMIDRSEPDAKLLKKFRQLRFLPGDGLNPPENELATATIIMSDMACEPQKLLHSIRRWLGLGGVRAIICTLKFHGVSDKALIREFADIPGSQIFHLFHNGHELTWVWQRRNL
- a CDS encoding DUF547 domain-containing protein, producing the protein MRQIRIAILTALALSAPMVYSAEPDYSALNALLAKHVKPGSKQGITANLVNYRALKSDPQYAAALQSITDFDIKKLASKREKMAFYINAYNIGAIKKVLEKYPTTSIRIAGDGVWKEPALTIAGKPLSLDAIENEILRKMGDARIHFAIVCASLSCPDLRREAYTAAKLEQQLQAQTKLFLTNPAKGIRAESNRVYQSAIFTWFAADFKDVDAFQRRYRKDLPQAAERAEIPYNWQLNE
- a CDS encoding NAD(P)/FAD-dependent oxidoreductase; the encoded protein is MKKARVVIIGNGIAGITAALSLRAANSEAAITVISDETELFYSRTALMYVYMRELQFADTVVHPREFYKKKKIDLDFATVKRIDCNARRVETATQNIHEFDYLLIAPGSRPRLPQIAGVQLAGVQGLYGKEHLANLEQLTAKPIRRAVVVGGGLIGVELAEMLVSRKIPVTFLVRDDLYFRGVLPAAEAGLVTHEILCHGVDLRLRTELASLGGNSEGQVTAAITDKNERIDCDLVGLTIGVEPRIELAVRTPLKTSRGFLTDTFLETNVPDIFAAGDAAEVTLPDGNVKVQQLWYTGRMQGRIAGQNLARKIAGEPLLAYDPGIFFNSAKFFSLEYQTYGIVPPGASEKDSILWQNTDAQKLIRIAFDASTPERKVTGFNVLGIRYRHEVCEKWIREKTPLQSVVASLGDANFDPEFYPQFENEIKRQLA
- the arsS gene encoding arsenosugar biosynthesis radical SAM (seleno)protein ArsS (Some members of this family are selenoproteins.) is translated as MKLSTQEQLHLLGAAAEPFSAKAGADGSRYLKPESIATFQINLGRWCNQACRHCHVDASPNRTEIMNDEVFEKCLNIIAGHSSIKTVDITGGAPEGHARFRELVERSRAAGKHVIDRCNLTILREEGYGDMAEFLARHRVEIVASLPHFAESRTDAQRGAGVFSKSIAALQHLNALGYGDSLTLNLVYNPTGIFLSGNQGQLEREFREKLLADYNIRFNNLFCINNMPINRFLFALEKGGKTHTYVSTLVNAYNPQTLPGLMCRSQISVGYDGKIYDCDFNQMLEMTAEPVAHIDQFDETRFLERTIRTANHCYGCTAGAGSSCGGAVA
- a CDS encoding arsenosugar biosynthesis-associated peroxidase-like protein, producing MANYFESEDLKKFGNIGRVNKELADKFFDYYNATMKAGALSEREKALIALAVAHAQKCPYCIDAYTNTCLEKGADEAQMAEAVHVAATMLAGITLVHSVQMMNHIDAVSV